In the genome of Lathyrus oleraceus cultivar Zhongwan6 chromosome 4, CAAS_Psat_ZW6_1.0, whole genome shotgun sequence, the window tctatggcggtcaaagactgttacagcgtgtgtgctagctttgatgctctcctctttcatgaccttcatgcaacactcactgaatacttgcccggacattaacactgcactccatctttcacctctggttgcgaacatagaagccaacctataataggttgatcttaccaaggcggttatcggcagatttcgaattcctttgaaaaccccgttcatgcattccacaatgtttgttgtcatgtggccccatcgacaacctctgtcaaatgcccttgtccactgctctactggtatgttatttatccatctccccgcgtctttattagacagtctaatttcatcacgataatattgaaatgacggtcgagttaaagcatacccagcattcaccaccttcttgcgaagattcttatcttttatagcacgcatgaaattttgtgcaatgtgtctgatacattagacatgtgtagaaggaggatcatgccatccgttgtcatggttgttataggcactctcaatggcagcatgtctatcagaaatcaaacagagattggcttgtggagccacatgcgttctgagatgtcgaaggaagaaaccacatccaccagccgtttcaccttcaacaagagcaaaggcaatgggaaagacattgttgttgccgtcttgtgcaaccgccatgagcaaagtacccttgtatttttcgtataaccaagtgccatcaatttgaataataggtttgcagaatgtgaaacctttgatgcacgggtcaaatgcccaaaagagacggtgaaatattctattacctgtagcacaggtttcgtctggcatcattgctggcactgtctccataattgccacagttcctgcgacatatgtttttagtgcccataaaaaccgtggcaattccttgaatgaatcctcccagttgccgaaaacctgttcaacaacctttgtcctcgcaatccaggctttcttgtaagatggagtataattatatgttgttctgatatgggatataattatactcaccttcactgatgggtctttattaaccaacggcagaatgtcttgacatatcaaagttgcgcttagtttacggtgatcttgttcaacgttagttgcaatgcaactgtgaggtgggtctattgaagcgatctcccaagagtcatttttcttcttgtaagacgcagccaaacgaaacttacaaagcatgttacaacattcgataacataccttctagaatcagtgtgtttcactgtaaagtcagcaaagttgttcatgtggaattttttgattgccagaacacattcttctttggtacgaaacatgtctcccacctttaattcgccttctgatctcggatacggattatagaaaacactgttggatgtttcatcatcgtgaagatccatatttatcatatgttgaggcggattgtagacatgactaagaggtattggtggtggttgatcatcatcttcatcgtcgttgttccgcatgtgatcaacctgtatctcggtctcctcttcttcttcatcaacggCATCCACTTCTGCctctgcttctgggttgacgtcatctgaccattgtcgatcatcttcaccagattcatcctgaccggttagttgagactgttgagatgatatacatggttgaagagtaatgcacaactcaatacagttgcagcctgaaggttcatgactaacaaacatgtattcaacatcttcatcgtctcgtacctttaggggaaaaaacttgcattgaccattctaaaaaaatattggattttgatatgtgatctttgacacgATACCggatcctataaaggattgtattctttttctcaaatgcaagaaggttgcatttctcttgatcgtgattctaatggtatcaatgtttcgaaaacaaaaatcatgtagctcagactcgtatgtttcaccgttgcagtaAACGTTGACACTatataatgatgaagatgacattgtgcagatgaaaattattttcttactgcagatgaatgtgagtgaagtgtcttggatgttgatagtaagacacttaaatagatgagtgaagtgtctcacatgctagctagttcggagtgacgtgtcagacatgcaagctagtccgaaatgacgtgtcggacatgcaagatagtctgagatgatgtgtcaaccatgcaagctatcaagaagtgacttgttcagcatgcaagagacaagacagccacgtgtccgacatgcaagatagtctgagatgatgtgtcaaccatgcaagctatcaagaagtgacttgttcagcatgcaggagacaagacagccacgtgtcagacatgcagacacacactccaaatggattggcgcctccACTTATTCCTTctacatggtcgccaattcaagtggagacaccatgcattcagacctcgaaactaagcaatcagacctaggtcttgcatgcatgtccctatggaggcgccaatttaaatggcgactcctcttaaaggttgtacatggtcgccaattcgtgtggagacaccatgcaagcacaacttttcatgctctcatccatttgcctataaatacatccactccatcaacatttcttccacaccatcactctcactacttcctctacaatacttcttttataatttcatcttcaacaacgtcttctagtttcatctacaccaaccccccaacgaaatgtctttactcacaatgggcgaagcacatagaggaacggttgcaaacatcgcaacatatgtaagttttttcttttgttaactttttatctttcatcttcaccaaccccattttattttgacataccaacttagtcaagtgttttattctttcttttataggatgtatcaaggtttcaaactcgggtccacgaatatgtccatatggacccgatgattcaaccttatgttgaactcgccggttttggtcatattagcaagattttgtcttggtctatagataacaagttcattctagccttatgcgaaagatggagaccagagacacacacattttggttcccaaccggtgagtgtaccgtgacgttagaagacgttTACATGATTTTAGGACTACCTATTGAAGGCAAGgttgttaatggtaagaccaactatgcaaattcaatttgcatggagcttttagacactgatttgttagatgataatgctagaggtcaaggtatactactctcacgcctaaagtcatattataatagtttatacttagatgagcattctaccgaagatgctcgaataataaaaactaggtgttacattatgttgttaatagaatcgtttttatttcccgaaggtaatggttctagcatgcatattatgtacttacctctacttagacattTAGATAGAATAGGAAattacagttggggatctgcttgtctagcctatctctatagctcgttgtgcaaaaactcccacaaagacacatctacattttttggatgtgctgttttgctacaagcatggggttggtcaagactaccgtctctagcaccgatcaataacaaccctttcacttttccatatgcacaaaagtaagttgtttaaattgctatatctttacttacttccttaaagtttattacctcaaactaattttttttgactttttggtgtagatggtcggcacgtggtatgagttacaacagatgtccgagacactgtattactcagtatcgcaacctattggatcaccttcgaccgacagacgtaagcaaaataacttaattatttcgttatattttgttaactttttctacattcattataatcctatcttctttaacatttcagttcatttggcgtccataccttaatttggatcatgaccatgaggtcaacgctgaagacgcagccgtatggactgcatgcacaccgataatacggttcacaactgtggagatgcacaacaccgatcgtgtgaaactgcagttcggtatggttcagaatatcccagatcccccagctagcctaggagaatggcatctgcgtaaaattaacgaccaatggaacttcaatccatggcaaagcttcgcaagatcggagtgtcgcaaatggaagcaccgtcatgaccatgtcttaactgacgcagtcatgccaatTGAGGTAAAAtcaagtcgtacttatatggcttgatacagatcggttggttttcagttcatcgctgaagatatgtacctatacgaTCCACGCCAGgcaagttacacacaagaaggatcaacatctaacccccaacaacattctcagcccggttatTCACAACaccctatccgtcaaactttccattccacaaacacacaaacatacaaccaaaacatgacattcacccaaccccaataccaagagcataccccataccaccaccaacaaattgaccatcaacctgagacccaacatcgcttcgcacccacatcatcaccctaccaaagtcgccttagccaaaacaccaaccgcccctcctcctaccgtagccaagaagcccaaacatcacaaaaccaaaacatccaacaaccctatctctaccaaacaccccaacaacctttccaacctttcctcgacgcatcattcacactcatgtctcccttcaaccgtctcggtcgcccatccatgagtcaaccacatcccaacttctctggcatgggtcatgagctcagctacggcggtacaccatcaatgcatactgaagactatgtTGACTGTCTGaatacctcaacagaccttctcctgtagttggtagtaacgctcctggcccctcagatgatcaaacaccggtgcagaatcgtcaacgtgggttaggaccaagggttagggtagctagaggatgtgggatctgaggtcggttaggtgatcccggtcatcaccattaggtttctttgtgtaaactccaaactttattaatatcaagtcgtattatatcaaatttatctttcacttatgtcataaaacacaaaaaattgcattttaggaggagtctccagttgaattggcgactcctcttaaaacctacacataggcgccaattggattggctagggcatgtgccctagccaatccaattgacacctccattcaagttttaagaggagtctccagttcaattgacgactcctcctaaaagtggggtattttgagaatttttttgaaactatggatattttggaagtTTCCTTTAAAAAGTGGGTTATTTGGATTAAAAAACCACAATTACCCCTTTCCGTTAAATTTTGACTTTTTATTCAATAATATATTTAAACTATGTATAAACTAAATATATAAATTTACTTGTAAAAGAGAATGATAATGATAGATAAAATAATATTCTTCGTAtacataacattctatatatACTTTAAATTACTTGATATAAGATTATTTTTTCACGTACAATAACCAAAACAGTTTCTAATAACATTTTCATATGATTTATGTCATTTTCTTCCTCTTTGAAAGAGAATCGAAAATTTTCATATTTCTCCACGTCAGAGGTGACATGAAATCATCATCACAAACAAGAACGAAAGGCCACTTCTAATAACCCGGATGCACCTTTTTCTTTCAAGATGAAACAAATATTGGCAAGTTTCAAAATTTATAATATAATCTACAAAACAATAAATATTAATATAATGATTAAATCTTTTTTTACAGAGCTGATGATTGTGACAACAAATGCTATCCCAGATTTTGCCAACCTATATTTAATGCTCAGGCAAAGAGGCAAAGGTGAAAAATAGGAGCAAAAATCGTTGTACCAGTTAAGTTAATATCCAAGGAGAAGTATTATGTTACCAATTGATATATCAGCAAACTTCTATAAATAAGTCAACATGGATAAATTCCATATATGAACAACTACTCTGACTAGTCTGACTAAACCAAAAAAAAAGCAAGAATTCCCATTGCTATGTCCCCTATTATATATAATATACAAATTTATGCAGAGTATGTGAATCATCCCACCGCACTTGGTCTTTCAACTAACTCTGACCATTGCAAATCCTTCATTCAACCATGGTTATTATCTGTCAAAGTTAATCATTAAATTGAAATGTCAAACTCACCCGGCTACAGATACAGGAGAATAGCTGAAAGTAGAATTATAGAAACAGAATCTTACCCCCTAGGAGTATTCCGGTTCTGGTTTTTGTGGCCTTTTTCATGTGGACCCGAAGAAGTCTTTGTGATGATTAAAGAACTTTGGATTCCTTCCAATAGCTGCCAACCCAAAGTCAACAACATCAGGCTCAAAATAAATGGCTACATTTTTACAGATTCTTAccattttgaaaataaaataaaatcagTAGATGCAAAACTTTAGAACAGTCAATTTTAGTTGACGTCAAACATATTCTTACTCTTGAAGTTGGCTGGATCTTACGATTCGATCTACGAGGCTCAAGAACTTCTTCAGAGGTTGATTTCACCAGATTTCCTTTCACAGCCTTTTCCACTTCAACTTTACCCCACCTTCCATCAGCATGGGCTTGTTTTCCTTTACTTGCTCTTGATGTAAGTGGCTTTTTAGTGGGATGAGAATCTGTTGAAGATGCTCGTGAGGAATTCGAGGTTTGTCTTGCTCCTGGGGTTTCAGAATAGGATGCCCTTTCCATCTGATTTTCACGCTGAGATGCACTGTTGGCATGACTTGAAGAATCCCTTGTCCTTTCTGTACGACTTGTACAATCATTGTTCCGAGGGTTTGACAAAGGTTTTTGTTTTGATGGGATCACTCTACCCATAACGCTATGTGGCTTTCCAGACTTAGAAATGGGCTTGCAGTCAGCTCCTAATTTTTCTTTGGTGCCTTTTATTGAACTATTTTTCCATCCGCGTGATCCTGAAGCATGTGGTATCAAAGAATCCGCAATCTTATCGGAATCATTTCCATCATTAATTCTACTTGTCCCCTCTGCAACATAATGTTTACTTACTTCCATAAATTTCTTTTTCCTCCCCTGTTTAGGAACTCCGAAGATCACTTTTGGTCCTTCTTTTTGAAGACCAGACCTTGCCAATCTGTGTGCATCTGGGTTCTTTTCATTCTTGATGTTCTTACCAGCGTTGAACACTTTATGATCTTCAGACAAATTAAGTAACCTCAATTCACTGGGATTAGCTGATTCTGAAGCAAAAGTGCCTTTTGAGGTCTTGTTTTTTCCTTTTACCAGTTCTTGTTCAAGACTACCTAATTTAGTCCGTTTTTCGCTCGGTGTATCGCCCTGCATTCAAAATGCACAGTTCAGCACAGAAGGCAGTGCATCAAGTTAAAACATCAGAGTTTGCAAACAAAGCACCTCATTGGTGGGACTGTCAATTGCTCCCACATTAGGAGACTCAACCCATTTCCCATCATTCCAAATGAGGGAAGGACGGAGATACCAAGCTTCAACAACTGATGTTTCTCCACTTGCTGCGAAAAACCAAATAGATTATGTATTTCCAAGAAGCCGGTTATACACATTGGTAAGCACAACTTAAAATTAATGGCTAGTTAGATAACTTCAATACCTGGGAATTGAACAGTATATGTTCTATCTTTCTTACTCCTTTCTGTAATGATTCCTTCTTGCCAACTAATAACAAAAATAGCTAAATTTGAGGTAACTGCTACATCAAAATATAGACGTAATATATGAAATACATCATTATTATAAAAGGAAATACACAACTAAGGTGTGTTGTGCGTTGCAGCACAATGAAATTACAGAATGAAACCAATTGATTCTTCAAAACCAAGCAGCAAGACCATTATTAATAGCCCAAGCTTTGCATCTATGAAGTTTATGTGAGACAAAAGCTAATAAATAGGATGAGTCGAATCTGCAAAAACTTTTAGAGTGTACCTACTTTGCAGCTATGAAGTTTGCAGAAATACATTTTGCAGCTATGAAGTTTATGTGAGACAAAAGCTAATAAATAGGATGAGTCGAATCTGCAAGAACTTTTAGAGTGTACCTACTTTGCACTGAAGGAACTGAATGCGCAATAAAATATCTTATTTATTTGTCTTATCTGAATATTACCCAGAATGGTGGGTATTACGTATCAAAAATAACATTGTTCCTGTACTTTGAGCAAACAAATCCATCAATGCAATAAAAACCCATTCCCCAGTGCAAATTTCGTGTTTAGCACCTTCCCTTTAAGAAATAACCCAAAAAGTTACCCATAGCAACAAAACATTATAATGCACTGGATTTATTTTGGTTTTTAAATTAGTTACTCCATTTATTTGAAAGCAAACAAAAAAATGGAACTAAATCACATCCCTTGTATATGTTGGATTAAGGCCAAAGAGATAAAAAAAATTATGGAGTATAAGTGTCAGTTTATATCTCACAGTCATTCATCGAAACAATACTTTATCTTTCTAGCATAGAgtataaaaacaaaaaatatacCTTTCTTGTATCCAAGCATCAACTTTATCCCCAATGGACCAATAATCTACCATAGCTGCTCTTTGTCTCTTCCTTGTCCCTTCATTATGAAAACTGGTAACAGAATGAGCAGCACGTATTCTAGGGGGCTTATCTCCATCATCTTCAAGTGAAACCCATTCCTTTAAAGGCCCTGCGCCTTTGAAACAATGGTTTTTCTTATCCAAATCAAAAGAGTGCTGCCTATATTACACAATTATATAAGATCTCATTGGAAATGACCAGTGACGAGCATCATACTAACAATTTTATAAAATAACATATCCAAAATGCTTAATTTAAATTCAAAACCTCGACTGTGAATTTATGGATTAAACCTACGACAAAACCACCTTCAAAGAAATATCAAAATGAGTTATGCGATCTTCTATGAGCTTTTACGTTCAGATGTATTATAGAGGATTCCTGAGTTGAAGTACACACAAAGCCCAACATTGACTCTTGTAAATAGTAAAAAAATCAGAAAACAAAACCATGTAGTTTGTCTTATTGATCAAGTAGTAAATAATGTATTTCATTCTCATCAATGAACAAGTATGCATAAGCTTGACCAACCTTCATCAGCTACAAGCCTGTTGTAGCATACATATGCTTTACCATCCTTCAAACTTAATAAATTGGCTGTGAACCATGCTGCTTTAAATCCCTTTCCATCTTTAAAAACCTGATACATACGATTGCTTCAGTTAGCCAAGAATGATTAGTAAAAACCAGAACGGTAGAACCTAATAATCACCAAAGTTGCCACGATAACAAATAACCCAAAAAAATCAGCAGTCACGAATCTAACTACATTAACTAACTCGCTAAAAGAAAGGAAAAAGTTTTATCAAAACAACCTCTACATGTGAGCCCTCTTTTATGTTACTCTCCTCCAAATTTCCGGGTCCATTACCATCAGTTAAAGAAGCCTGCATTTCAGTCACAGATTCGGGAAGCACGCCAACGGGATTCACTAAATTAGAAACCCTGCGAGCCCTTGATCCATTTGAACTATTTTCATCCACTGATCTGATAGGGTCCAGTGACATCTCATTACACCCCTTCTGAAAGGGTGACTCCTCACTTGCAGCAATATGCTTCCCCATTTCCATAGATGAGGTATCTCTGTTAGATATTTGAGAGGTTTCTGGTCTGTCTAGATTGTCAACATTCATCGGACCTCTGCTCATGCCTTTCAATAACCCAACTTGCTGAGAAGACTCTTGGAGTGTTTTCCAATAACCCTCTGGACCAGCTTCTACCAAGTGACTTAACGGCAAAGGGTCACCCATGGTAACAATCCTTCCAGCCTGTGAAACAGCTTCTGCTGCCAGCTCAGCAGCCTTGACAATAGCGTCCACATTTTCAGCTCGTTTTCTGGCAAATGAAGCAGCTTCCACTCTCCTTCTCGAAGCCTCCTTTGCAGCACCGATAATAGAACTAGAGCTATTGATTCCGCTTGCACCCTTTAAGATGGAAGCAGGGGTTGCTTTTCCCAAGTTATTCATACCCTCCGAAAAATAAGTTCCGCAAGAACTCTCAAGACCAGAAAAGATCAATGCTTCATCAGCCATCAGTTTTGCTTGCAGTGCAGCATTTGACGCAACACTGGCAGCTGCAGCTGCTGCCTTTGCAACAGCTGCAGCTGCTGCAGCTGCAACTGCTGCAGAAGCTAATTTGGCCTCAATATCTGATGCCAATCCAGAATTTTTTTGCTTATCCAACTGTTTCCATATCTCCATGCTATGATTCACCGCAGCAGCAGAAAGAGCAGAAGCTTCCTCTGCATTTATCCTTGCCTCCTCAATTTTTGTAAGAGACTCGTCTGACATAATCCTCTTCTCAACATTCCAGCCACTTTTGAGGCGATCAGGAAGAGATAGAGGAGATACAGACTCAACTGATTTTTCAACAGTAGTTACTGGCACATTCACAACAGGGGTTGCAGTGGCATTAGCAGGAGATATATGGTTGCTGACAACAGGAGTTGATACTAGATGGGACTGCATATGAATAGCCTTGTGGCCAAGATCCTCAGACTCTGTTGTAACCTTTTTCCTTTTTTTGGACTTTGGATCACAAGAATGCCGGGCAGCTGATACCGTCACATTGTTTGTATTAAACAGAGGAGTAGTTTGCAGAAATACATTTTGTAGACCTACATTAGAAGCTTGCAGATTGGGTGGGACATTCTTAATGCTAGAGGAAGAAGGTGCAGAAGTTCCTTTGATTGAACTGGACTTAATTGTATCAGTGACAGGTGATGCAGAGAGATAGGAATTGTTATCAAGTGCAGGTGTAGAAGAAGCAATCCATGGTCCACGAAGGGGGGATTGGGATATCCTAGATGTATTATGCCCAAGGAAGTTTCTCAGTGGTGGAGTTTGATTAGGATGCAATGAAACAAGTGTCTGTGAGGGAGACGGTAGACTCCAAAGGGGAGATGACAGGGGAATGAAAGGGTTTACAATTGTTGGAGTGCCCTTGCTACTGGCTAGGCCAAGAGGGGAAGTGATACCCTTTCCCTGCGGCTCACTTTGCTTAACTGCCAAATCATGGGTTCTAGTACCTGCAGGATCTCATTTACAAGTGTTACACGACGAAACCAGAGGAAAATCTAAACACGCATATATAAGTACATATCATAAATATACCAGATAGTGATTGCAGTGGTGTTTCTGGGTTAATTGGATGAGACTTGTGAATCCGCTGTCTTTCCAAGCAGGAAGACCAGGCTTTCTCCCAAAAGTTCCGTCCACCATCTAAAAAAACAATTTTTAGGAGCTTAATACTTTATTGCAAGCAAGAGAATAAACTAAGCGAAGATATCATGATTTTGAAGGGACAAAAACCTGCACCGCCAAAAGCCGACAACATATAGGCCTCCTCAGGTACTATGCCTTGACTGCAGCAACATAAATAAGAAAAATGATCAGCACAGTTGGTCATCATACTGGTGAGTATAGCACAACTCATGCTGCCTATACAAAATCCTATCTCAAAGATGCAAACAGGCTTTGGATTCAGATAACAGTTATTAGAAGTTGGGAACATCATAGAAGATGACTAAGGTTCAACACACCAAATTGTACTGAAAGAATTCCAATAAAACTGCAAAATAATCCCATAGCCGGCGAAGACATTAGTTCATCAGTCAATAGTCCGGATATCAGAGACATACATAGACACGCTATATTATTGTTAAGAAATGTGGTTAgacctaactcaaccctacaaaaccgaCTTGTAGGGTGAggattgcccccacttataaGAAAATGTCCAGGCTATATATTATCCGATGTGGTACTCTTAACACACCCTCACGCCCAGGATTGGATTGGACATCTGTGGCGTGGAAATAAATTGTGGGTCCCGATAGTTGAAATCTGATAGCAGGTGGTccaccggatcttaaacgagactcttgataccatgttaagaaatgtgattagacctaactcaaccctacaaaaccggcttgtaggGTGAGGATTGCTCCCCACTTATAAGGACATGTCCAGGCCATATACTATCCGAGGTGGGATCTTAACATTTATATAACagtaaataatattaaaatataagaaagtttaattttaaattaacATCAAAGAAAATTAATAGTAAACGGTAAAATAGTAAAAAACCATAATAATGGCTTTTTATCACTAGACATTAGTTAAAATTTTGAGATAAAAAAAAATTACAGAAAAGAAAAAACACTCTCACAACTGGCCTTTTTATTGTTCTAACCGATTATAAGATCAATTAGAAACAGAATGCTTCACTGATTCCTAGTTCAACCAGGAGGATCAACTAGTCTGGTCCAATTTTGAACACTAAGGTATATAAGTGTGGAGGGGAACGGATGAAAATATAATATTCATAAGCACACTTGCACATCACATCTAAGTAGCCATAACATTTAAATGAAAATAACAGCCAACATTAGAACTCACATCAAAGCTCCATAGACAAAGATCTGTGCACGCAGCTGTACTTGTTGAACATCCATAAAAGGCTGTTGAAACATAACAGACGGAGAAGCAGAGGGATTCAAATCTGAAAATGGCTTTGTACTGATGGAATCAATTTTCCTATACTGATGTGCCTCGTTGGATTGCATCAGCTGGAAACCAGAGGATGGGCTCAGAGGTACACTTGTTGAACTATCCCCTTTTTCTGACCGTTTTGCTGGAGTCTTTCCTTTGCTTCCTTTTCTAGACGATTCCTTTCCAGCAGTCTTATTAGGTGTTCGCCTGGTTTTATGTTCAGGTGTACCTTTAGAAACACTCTGTGCTAAATCACCATCAGGTATTTGTGGACTTCCATGAGATACAAGTCTAGCTACATTCGGTTTCGGAGTACCTAAATCAGAAGCCGGCGGAGATTCTGCTACAACCTTCAAAAATAAGAGGagaaaaaagaataaaataagTCAACTAGATCAATTCATAATGAAAAATACAGATTGTATTTTACAATGAATCTTTCAATAAGCTGTAAATGATGGAGAAGTAACATTTATATA includes:
- the LOC127074188 gene encoding uncharacterized protein LOC127074188 isoform X2 — its product is MDYDDNDFQSQNLHLAGEGSTKFPPVLRPYALPKFDYDESLQGHLRFDSLVDTEVFLGIESNEDNQWIDAYSRVSSGIEFNSTEAETCSISRHNNVWSEATSSESVEMLLKSVGQEEFIPREAVIQESDACDELACLVNQMDPCLKADEKIEFKDNVADTQSPSCIHEDLSVSKEDVEMEQSLAGVSQGCEGEPSIDGSLNNIEPPDMHRHIDLPESGGILFTDGKYDDTIQMKVETPADASLHEKTNDNSSASVATANMTEASTVNIPSTCEVLKIQNMQNQIVGIGDDNQSSLQTQTSKQDFESYVKNKNSDVDTQTLDVSAVEGEANQSDNPLYLIHREDTLEGESVVEGLATGISTSEKSLNTVSNDISNLQKTERESEDACFRDLSQRTANIDTLLIKDPVADDQSAPNTSNIPKIAIKDDSSSEGEDAYFRDLSQENANKDAFLIKGPLTDDQSAPSTSDTPKIAIEDDSSYEGHKVEASNSDCGTCPNYQPNMVTIEKTLGVSNISKEKELLFIANQMDTDDLLSKADASMFAVVDKKTFVVGEGNSDNRASFFSFNTVVSTKPCILGETTQVCENNKSNKQGEHKFFCQDISVSDQGSEKASFDSSTIHCDVDQSHLANGGACSSSLGACSMEASTVSVDVTPINSSDHHELKRMKHVGSASVDEKEDVKAQIVEEADISLPVGFSKLEVEPCPAAGNVNKKNSDNTEHILCETDNSCLHNLDICATESIGEPQEIQSGMADHECTKEATVVADLGESNEKQGDEVTVSFIKDDKEAIQEHHDKPYSKLSGSISSSVPDPHNELHETGGCPANPSYNKCGPSATFGSPLETEKGVSIKPTANLNTPVFEFVNKEARNTSSSDHDHMGNDVSKDGRSLDPDVDLVANSSKKDITDLTPIGEKAGERGPLETEKGVNIKPIANLNTPVFEFMNKDARNTSSSDHDHKGNDVSKDGKSVAPDVGLVANSSKKDVTDMTPIGAKAGVRGSFPVIAANKESVVVAESPPASDLGTPKPNVARLVSHGSPQIPDGDLAQSVSKGTPEHKTRRTPNKTAGKESSRKGSKGKTPAKRSEKGDSSTSVPLSPSSGFQLMQSNEAHQYRKIDSISTKPFSDLNPSASPSVMFQQPFMDVQQVQLRAQIFVYGALIQGIVPEEAYMLSAFGGADGGRNFWEKAWSSCLERQRIHKSHPINPETPLQSLSGTRTHDLAVKQSEPQGKGITSPLGLASSKGTPTIVNPFIPLSSPLWSLPSPSQTLVSLHPNQTPPLRNFLGHNTSRISQSPLRGPWIASSTPALDNNSYLSASPVTDTIKSSSIKGTSAPSSSSIKNVPPNLQASNVGLQNVFLQTTPLFNTNNVTVSAARHSCDPKSKKRKKVTTESEDLGHKAIHMQSHLVSTPVVSNHISPANATATPVVNVPVTTVEKSVESVSPLSLPDRLKSGWNVEKRIMSDESLTKIEEARINAEEASALSAAAVNHSMEIWKQLDKQKNSGLASDIEAKLASAAVAAAAAAAVAKAAAAAASVASNAALQAKLMADEALIFSGLESSCGTYFSEGMNNLGKATPASILKGASGINSSSSIIGAAKEASRRRVEAASFARKRAENVDAIVKAAELAAEAVSQAGRIVTMGDPLPLSHLVEAGPEGYWKTLQESSQQVGLLKGMSRGPMNVDNLDRPETSQISNRDTSSMEMGKHIAASEESPFQKGCNEMSLDPIRSVDENSSNGSRARRVSNLVNPVGVLPESVTEMQASLTDGNGPGNLEESNIKEGSHVEVFKDGKGFKAAWFTANLLSLKDGKAYVCYNRLVADEGAGPLKEWVSLEDDGDKPPRIRAAHSVTSFHNEGTRKRQRAAMVDYWSIGDKVDAWIQESWQEGIITERSKKDRTYTVQFPASGETSVVEAWYLRPSLIWNDGKWVESPNVGAIDSPTNEGDTPSEKRTKLGSLEQELVKGKNKTSKGTFASESANPSELRLLNLSEDHKVFNAGKNIKNEKNPDAHRLARSGLQKEGPKVIFGVPKQGRKKKFMEVSKHYVAEGTSRINDGNDSDKIADSLIPHASGSRGWKNSSIKGTKEKLGADCKPISKSGKPHSVMGRVIPSKQKPLSNPRNNDCTSRTERTRDSSSHANSASQRENQMERASYSETPGARQTSNSSRASSTDSHPTKKPLTSRASKGKQAHADGRWGKVEVEKAVKGNLVKSTSEEVLEPRRSNRKIQPTSRLLEGIQSSLIITKTSSGPHEKGHKNQNRNTPRG